The proteins below come from a single Mangifera indica cultivar Alphonso chromosome 16, CATAS_Mindica_2.1, whole genome shotgun sequence genomic window:
- the LOC123199820 gene encoding LOW QUALITY PROTEIN: GLABRA2 expression modulator-like (The sequence of the model RefSeq protein was modified relative to this genomic sequence to represent the inferred CDS: substituted 1 base at 1 genomic stop codon): MDQQPSIPKSADIIDRNKRELPAQATDPKPNLSPGPADTDETTNGEANDNWQLIEMGSESHAVDAQAETQNMNHTEKSTNQTESLPTVSKSVHWSTDLVTESHASNTRNYDYNMSDRDGSNPYVSHSPAVQSSSFSFKDTMVNVKDMLGRWSKRVGEATRKAEDLAGNTWQHLKTSPSFADAAIGRLAQGTKVLAEGGYENIFRQTFETVPEEQLXNSYACYLSTSAGPVMGILYVSTAKLAFCSDNPLSYKSGSQMEWSYYKVVIPLHQLRAINPSASRDNPAEKYIQVISVDNHEFWFMGFLNYNGAVEFLQGTLETCNVESA; the protein is encoded by the exons ATGGATCAACAACCTTCTATTCCTAAGTCGGCGGATATTATTGACCGCAACAAGCGGGAACTTCCGGCCCAGGCGACCGACCCGAAGCCCAATCTGAGCCCAGGACCCGCCGACACCGACGAGACAACCAATGGAGAGGCCAATGATAACTGGCAACTTATAGAAATGGGATCCGAGTCTCATGCAGTTGACGCTCAAGCTGAAACCCAGAATATGAACCACACAGAAAAGTCCACCAATCAGACGGAATCGTTGCCTACGGTATCGAAATCTGTCCACTGGAGCACTGACTTGGTAACCGAATCGCACGCTTCGAATACTCGTAATTACGATTATAACATGTCTGATCGTGACGGATCCAATCCTTATGTTTCTCACAGTCCGGCTGTACAGtcctcttcattttcttttaaag ATACGATGGTGAATGTGAAAGACATGCTCGGGCGCTGGAGTAAGAGAGTTGGAGAAGCAACGAGAAAAGCTGAGGATCTAGCGGGAAACACATGGCAGCATT TGAAAACATCTCCAAGTTTTGCTGATGCTGCAATAGGAAGACTAGCACAGGGAACAAAAGTTCTGGCAGAAGGTGGTTATGAGAATATTTTTAGACAAACTTTTGAGACTGTTCCTGAGGAGCAACTTTAAAATTCATATGCGTGTTACTTATCCACATCAGCTGGTCCAGTGATGGGAATCTTATATGTATCTACAGCAAAGCTTGCATTCTGTAGTGACAACCCGCTTTCTTATAAATCTGGTAGTCAAATGGAATGGAGCTATTATAAG GTAGTTATTCCATTACATCAGCTTAGAGCTATCAATCCTTCAGCAAGCAGAGACAATCCTGCCGAGAAATATATACAGGTTATATCTGTTGATAATCATGAGTTTTGGTTCATGGGCTTTTTAAACTACAATGGTGCTGTGGAGTTCCTGCAGGGAACTTTGGAGACCTGCAATGTGGAGTCTGCCTGA